In Hallerella succinigenes, the following are encoded in one genomic region:
- the mnmA gene encoding tRNA 2-thiouridine(34) synthase MnmA, translating into MKIAVGLSGGVDSTMAAYLLKKQGHSVVGVTMSLWDGTIPLEDHGQSGCFGPGEARELEKTAEVAKRLGIDYEVIPLAEQYKRNVLDYFREEYRAGRTPNPCVKCNQKMKFGFLIDCAHKLLDFDTFATGHYAQVSDNGRLLRKAVDSTKDQTYFLSRLKREQLSRVIFPLGNLTKKEVKTLAAESGFEDIAAQHESQDFIECEDYAVLFDKDDIKPGDIVDLNGKVLGHHNGIIYYTIGQRKGLGIGGLKEPLFVVKIDPHKNQVILGTKADLYSKSLKAHDVNRLLLDDHVNEGRAMAKIRHGKTLAPATFKIEGDNLYVAFDEPQMSVTPGQIVVLYQDDAVLASGIIDDHFT; encoded by the coding sequence ATGAAAATCGCAGTCGGACTTTCTGGTGGCGTTGATTCCACGATGGCAGCCTATCTTTTAAAGAAACAAGGTCACTCCGTCGTCGGTGTTACGATGTCTCTTTGGGATGGAACAATTCCTTTAGAAGACCACGGTCAAAGCGGATGTTTTGGCCCAGGTGAAGCTCGCGAACTTGAAAAAACAGCAGAAGTCGCCAAACGCCTAGGTATCGACTACGAAGTCATTCCGCTTGCCGAACAGTACAAGCGAAATGTTTTAGACTATTTCCGCGAAGAATACAGAGCCGGTCGCACCCCGAACCCTTGCGTTAAATGCAATCAAAAGATGAAGTTTGGATTCTTAATCGATTGCGCCCATAAACTGCTCGACTTCGACACATTCGCGACAGGGCATTATGCACAGGTTTCCGATAACGGAAGACTCTTGCGCAAGGCGGTCGATTCTACCAAGGATCAGACCTATTTCCTTTCGCGCTTAAAAAGAGAACAGCTTTCCCGCGTGATTTTCCCACTCGGAAACCTCACCAAAAAAGAAGTCAAAACCCTAGCTGCGGAATCCGGATTTGAAGACATTGCCGCCCAGCACGAAAGTCAAGACTTCATCGAATGCGAAGATTACGCAGTTCTCTTCGACAAGGATGACATCAAGCCCGGTGACATCGTCGATTTGAACGGCAAAGTTCTCGGCCATCACAACGGTATCATTTATTATACCATCGGTCAGCGCAAAGGTCTTGGCATTGGCGGTCTCAAAGAGCCGCTTTTTGTCGTGAAAATTGACCCGCACAAGAATCAAGTGATTCTCGGAACCAAAGCCGATTTGTATTCCAAAAGCCTTAAAGCCCATGACGTCAACCGATTGCTTCTGGACGATCATGTGAATGAGGGTCGCGCCATGGCAAAGATCCGCCACGGTAAAACCCTTGCCCCTGCTACATTCAAAATCGAAGGCGATAATTTGTACGTAGCCTTCGACGAACCTCAAATGTCTGTGACTCCGGGGCAAATCGTCGTACTTTATCAAGATGATGCCGTTTTAGCGAGCGGCATTATTGATGACCACTTCACCTAG
- a CDS encoding chorismate mutase, translated as MLQNIEKPKSFKKLSNFPYMDIAYWRKKIDELENNLIELLNNRANYAVKIGKIKKEKGLPVFDASREQEILERVAAKAKACDGPLSPESMARIFQVIMTETRQVER; from the coding sequence ATGCTCCAAAATATAGAAAAGCCAAAGTCCTTCAAAAAACTTTCTAACTTTCCCTATATGGATATTGCGTACTGGCGAAAAAAAATCGACGAGCTTGAAAACAATCTGATCGAGCTTTTGAATAACCGCGCAAATTATGCGGTTAAAATCGGTAAAATTAAAAAGGAAAAGGGACTTCCTGTTTTTGATGCCTCTCGCGAACAGGAAATCTTGGAACGCGTCGCTGCCAAGGCGAAAGCGTGTGACGGTCCGCTCTCTCCGGAATCGATGGCTCGGATTTTTCAGGTCATCATGACGGAAACTCGACAGGTGGAAAGGTGA
- a CDS encoding prephenate dehydrogenase/arogenate dehydrogenase family protein, translating into MFSFKRVTFVGFGLLASSIAAAFKQAKEDVIVRAVSSPKTLARAKELKLADETFGYDEIDQWVEGSDVILLCTPISIILSTLEKLSKRTPSHPILVSDIGSTKAEICKAGAALKAPFRFVGSHPMAGSEKHSVEFNDPSLFENAYWFVCPPAGTSACDYKALSEMISFVGAEQVVFPPEHHDQTVAWVSHMPQMASSSLAANIPARLLDNGYQHFAGRAFRDMTRIAASSWAMWKDIAETNKPEILRAMDEYIAGLQETRQAIEKLPTDEDYLHRIFSQGNAGRASLFAPGKNANNSFFQLTVQLKDEPGSILAVLEPLAKAELNVRDIELMKVRENIAGTLLIAFKTEAQANAARELLRSLNFEVTER; encoded by the coding sequence ATGTTTTCTTTCAAACGAGTCACTTTTGTCGGTTTTGGGCTTCTTGCAAGTTCCATCGCCGCCGCTTTTAAGCAGGCGAAAGAAGATGTCATTGTTCGAGCGGTCAGCTCGCCGAAGACGCTTGCCCGTGCCAAGGAATTGAAACTCGCCGACGAAACGTTCGGCTATGATGAAATTGATCAGTGGGTAGAAGGTTCGGACGTCATTCTGCTTTGCACGCCGATTTCGATCATTCTTTCGACTCTCGAAAAGCTTTCCAAGCGGACTCCGTCCCATCCGATTCTCGTTTCGGATATAGGCAGTACCAAGGCGGAAATTTGCAAAGCGGGTGCCGCTCTTAAGGCTCCGTTCCGCTTTGTGGGAAGTCATCCGATGGCTGGCTCGGAAAAACATTCCGTTGAATTCAACGATCCGTCGTTATTTGAAAATGCGTACTGGTTCGTCTGCCCGCCTGCGGGAACCTCTGCTTGCGATTATAAGGCTCTGTCCGAAATGATTTCGTTCGTCGGAGCGGAGCAGGTCGTTTTCCCGCCGGAACATCACGATCAGACGGTCGCCTGGGTCAGTCACATGCCGCAGATGGCAAGTTCAAGCCTCGCCGCGAACATCCCGGCGCGCCTTCTCGACAACGGGTACCAGCATTTTGCCGGGCGCGCCTTCCGCGACATGACCCGTATCGCCGCATCCAGCTGGGCCATGTGGAAGGATATTGCCGAAACGAACAAACCGGAAATTCTTCGCGCCATGGACGAATATATCGCAGGCCTTCAAGAGACCCGTCAGGCAATCGAAAAACTCCCGACGGATGAAGACTATCTGCATCGGATTTTTAGCCAGGGAAACGCCGGTCGCGCTTCGCTTTTTGCCCCAGGCAAGAATGCGAACAACAGTTTTTTCCAGCTCACGGTACAGTTGAAAGATGAACCGGGATCGATTCTTGCAGTGCTTGAACCGCTTGCGAAGGCAGAGCTGAACGTGCGAGATATCGAACTTATGAAGGTGCGCGAAAATATCGCAGGCACCCTTTTGATTGCATTTAAAACCGAAGCTCAGGCGAATGCGGCGCGAGAACTCTTGCGCTCCTTGAATTTTGAAGTAACGGAACGCTAA
- a CDS encoding 3-phosphoshikimate 1-carboxyvinyltransferase codes for MEDIVLNPDRELSEDVLALGLLVNGRTTLDDFAFTDRSRHFANLLQEFGLKVEEKGSNTILTGVGFSYKIPALLHIPESDNAMSLLLALASKDTETLFSATGTAEQLQKAKTFLAEVFGVKVENESDTEAGKTISFHFEHVLPLLKETREGCIPYLAKNAVLVNALVLGRTVEFDERCPVRSSFVEMLAYFGAQIQIQTTGMQEMSELERRIAKARGIKTERRVKTVISETKILTSHDYFVPNDPTEACALVILSILSPAFKNKKITLKNVLVAADRAGAFSALRRMGAKIDFGSRHERYGTAYADVISVYDKRLSSRRLAEDILCTCLEEYPFIALAASTADGESILRIPDSLSKELRPRCETLARNLKQTGASIGVYDEGLVIRGREELDAGRFDAENDPVLGLMFNVISLFSQGETTIENLGNIDVAFPGIVNKLKEIAQS; via the coding sequence ATGGAAGATATCGTTTTAAATCCGGACCGCGAACTTTCGGAAGATGTGCTTGCGCTCGGCCTTCTGGTGAACGGTCGTACGACTTTGGACGACTTTGCGTTTACCGATCGCTCTCGCCATTTTGCGAACTTGCTCCAGGAGTTTGGCCTCAAGGTCGAAGAAAAAGGTTCGAATACGATTCTGACGGGTGTCGGATTCTCTTATAAGATTCCGGCTCTTCTGCATATTCCGGAAAGTGACAATGCCATGTCGCTTTTGCTTGCTCTCGCTTCCAAGGATACGGAAACGCTTTTCTCTGCAACGGGAACTGCGGAACAGCTTCAAAAGGCAAAGACTTTCCTCGCTGAAGTTTTCGGCGTGAAGGTGGAAAACGAATCGGATACGGAAGCGGGCAAGACGATTTCGTTCCACTTTGAACATGTGCTTCCGTTGCTCAAGGAAACGCGTGAAGGCTGCATCCCGTACCTCGCTAAGAATGCGGTCCTCGTGAATGCTCTTGTTCTCGGTAGAACTGTCGAGTTTGATGAACGCTGTCCGGTCCGTTCTTCGTTTGTCGAAATGCTCGCTTACTTCGGCGCGCAAATCCAGATTCAAACGACCGGTATGCAGGAAATGAGCGAACTCGAACGCCGTATTGCCAAGGCTCGTGGTATCAAAACGGAACGCCGTGTCAAAACGGTCATTTCCGAAACCAAGATTTTGACGAGCCACGACTACTTTGTGCCGAATGATCCGACGGAAGCTTGTGCCCTTGTCATCCTTTCGATTCTTTCTCCGGCATTCAAAAACAAAAAGATTACGCTCAAAAATGTTCTGGTTGCGGCCGACCGTGCCGGAGCCTTCTCGGCGCTCCGCCGTATGGGGGCAAAAATCGATTTTGGATCGCGTCACGAGCGTTATGGCACAGCCTATGCGGACGTGATTTCTGTTTACGATAAACGCTTGTCCTCTCGCCGCCTTGCAGAAGATATCCTTTGCACGTGCCTGGAGGAATATCCGTTCATCGCTCTTGCGGCGAGTACTGCCGACGGGGAAAGTATTCTTCGCATTCCGGATAGCCTATCCAAGGAATTGCGTCCTCGTTGCGAAACGCTCGCCCGAAATTTGAAACAGACAGGCGCTTCGATCGGCGTCTATGATGAAGGACTTGTTATCCGCGGAAGAGAAGAACTCGATGCGGGCAGATTTGATGCGGAAAACGATCCGGTTCTTGGATTGATGTTTAACGTCATTTCGCTTTTCTCGCAAGGAGAAACGACGATTGAAAATCTGGGAAACATCGACGTCGCTTTTCCAGGGATCGTAAATAAATTAAAAGAGATTGCACAATCATGA
- a CDS encoding NAD(+)/NADH kinase → MKFSKIGIVGFKGKSPELIKALEEISVFAAKHRDISFYAVDSLVGVAPKGIRIVSERTLRKCSLLIAIGGDGTFLSSARIALGVNIPILGVNAGRVGFLTETPVESLPDALNALLVGDYTTRDRIMIDAKIYHKQKVLCSETVLNEMHIRAHAPERLVNINVEFKGRPLTEYWADSLLVSTPTGSTAYNLAAGGPIIYPSVDAFVLTPVAPCSLSVRPLIIPTDSECRVTSIMNTPIELVFDGRIVHVLEAGDSLVLSKSKDVTTFIRMKNTGFVNALHGKLGWTGKPKLAIK, encoded by the coding sequence ATGAAGTTTTCCAAAATCGGCATTGTTGGCTTTAAGGGAAAGAGCCCTGAACTCATCAAGGCTCTCGAAGAAATTTCCGTGTTTGCGGCAAAGCATCGTGACATTTCGTTCTATGCGGTGGATTCTCTTGTGGGAGTCGCTCCCAAGGGTATTCGCATTGTCTCGGAACGCACTCTGCGCAAATGCTCTCTTTTGATTGCGATCGGCGGTGATGGTACGTTTTTAAGCTCGGCACGTATTGCGCTGGGCGTCAACATTCCGATTCTTGGCGTGAATGCGGGCCGCGTTGGATTCCTGACGGAAACGCCGGTGGAAAGCTTGCCGGATGCGCTGAATGCACTTCTCGTGGGCGATTATACGACCCGCGACCGCATCATGATAGATGCCAAAATCTATCACAAGCAAAAGGTTCTCTGCTCGGAAACGGTTTTGAACGAAATGCATATCCGAGCCCATGCTCCAGAACGCCTCGTCAATATCAACGTGGAATTCAAGGGCCGTCCGCTGACGGAATATTGGGCGGATTCTCTGCTCGTTTCGACGCCGACAGGTTCTACTGCTTACAATCTTGCCGCGGGTGGGCCAATTATCTATCCGTCGGTCGATGCCTTTGTCTTGACCCCGGTGGCGCCTTGCAGTCTTTCGGTTAGGCCGCTTATCATCCCGACGGATTCGGAATGCCGTGTCACGTCGATTATGAATACGCCGATTGAACTCGTCTTTGACGGTCGAATTGTGCACGTCCTTGAAGCGGGGGATTCTCTCGTTCTTTCCAAGAGTAAGGATGTAACGACGTTTATCCGCATGAAGAATACGGGCTTCGTCAATGCTCTTCACGGAAAGCTCGGCTGGACGGGAAAACCGAAGCTCGCGATCAAGTAA
- a CDS encoding ComEC/Rec2 family competence protein has product MKRFQWYFVGIFTLVWQIGGCSQADISSEVADFGTAKLEFLDVGQGLSVLIQSSGKEWAFLYDAGNDSTGFWDSLHVRNIKHLDWALVSHWHRDHAGGFLEWDGSVQINTLFYSRDTGGIWLRDSILKLAKRFGTKTVAVERGQKLPCEEWSCQILWPTGFKKIGGNDASAVLQISDGKERALFTGDLENLGEAELLELSHDLQASLLQVGHHGSTSSSSLRFLEQVAPTLAVISVGKGNPYGHPAKSTLKKLSFVTGDSSKILRTDLLGTLVVEWRLKKGLWLRNY; this is encoded by the coding sequence ATGAAGCGATTTCAGTGGTATTTTGTGGGCATTTTCACGCTCGTTTGGCAAATTGGAGGCTGTTCCCAAGCGGATATTTCCAGCGAAGTGGCGGATTTTGGAACGGCAAAGCTTGAATTTTTGGATGTCGGGCAAGGTTTGTCCGTTTTGATTCAATCTAGTGGCAAAGAGTGGGCGTTTTTGTACGATGCAGGGAACGATTCCACTGGATTTTGGGATTCACTGCACGTGCGAAACATAAAGCACTTGGATTGGGCGCTAGTGAGCCATTGGCATCGGGATCATGCGGGGGGATTTTTGGAATGGGACGGTTCCGTGCAAATCAATACGCTTTTTTACAGCCGAGATACCGGCGGCATTTGGTTGCGGGACAGCATTTTGAAGCTTGCCAAACGTTTTGGGACAAAAACGGTTGCAGTCGAACGCGGACAAAAACTCCCGTGCGAAGAATGGAGCTGTCAAATCTTATGGCCGACGGGATTCAAAAAAATCGGGGGAAACGATGCGAGCGCCGTTTTGCAGATTTCGGACGGAAAAGAGCGGGCGCTTTTCACAGGGGACCTGGAGAATCTGGGAGAAGCGGAACTTTTGGAACTTTCGCACGATCTGCAGGCGAGCCTTTTGCAAGTCGGGCACCACGGTTCTACGAGCAGTTCTTCGCTCCGCTTTTTGGAACAGGTGGCGCCCACGCTTGCGGTCATCTCTGTGGGAAAAGGCAATCCTTACGGTCATCCGGCAAAGAGTACGCTGAAAAAACTTTCTTTTGTGACCGGAGATTCCTCCAAGATTTTACGCACAGACCTTTTGGGAACACTTGTTGTGGAATGGCGACTCAAGAAAGGTTTATGGCTAAGAAATTACTAG
- the glgC gene encoding glucose-1-phosphate adenylyltransferase yields the protein MNWSYREHNKNTLCMIMAGGQGSRLQPLTRDRAKPAVHFGGTYRIIDFVLNNFINSGIFKIKVLTQFKSDSLNKHISAAWNLNASLDQYVDLVPAQMRTGGDWYKGTADAIFQNINLITDERPDIVAIFGGDHIYKMDVNQMIDFHLSRAALLTIAAIPVPVEEASEFGIIEVDSDNRMIGFQEKPKEPKQMPGRPGWCLASMGNYIFTSKFLVRELLKHSSEGATDFGKDIIPALYPNYPVYVYDFNTNIVRGERAETKGYWRDVGTLDAFFEANMDICSGNPPFDLYNNYWPIRTYNWNQPPARFFSAGDSENPGAAIDSVVSAGCVIGGGRVIKSVLSPAVSIQKEALVEESILFPDVTIGPGAKVRRAIIEKGLHIPAGFEIGYDLERDSKMFHVTPSGIVVLAKDTIIKA from the coding sequence ATGAATTGGTCTTATCGTGAACATAACAAGAACACCCTTTGCATGATCATGGCTGGCGGTCAGGGCAGCCGACTCCAACCTCTCACCCGAGACCGTGCAAAGCCGGCGGTTCACTTTGGTGGAACTTACCGAATTATCGACTTCGTTTTGAACAACTTTATCAACTCTGGCATCTTCAAGATCAAGGTGTTGACCCAATTCAAGTCGGATTCCTTGAACAAGCATATTTCTGCAGCCTGGAACTTGAATGCAAGCCTTGACCAGTATGTAGACCTTGTGCCCGCACAGATGCGCACCGGAGGCGATTGGTACAAAGGCACCGCAGACGCCATTTTCCAAAACATCAACCTGATTACGGATGAGCGTCCGGATATCGTCGCGATCTTCGGCGGCGACCACATCTATAAAATGGATGTGAATCAGATGATAGACTTCCACCTTTCTCGTGCAGCACTCCTGACAATTGCAGCGATTCCTGTACCAGTGGAAGAAGCAAGCGAATTCGGCATTATCGAAGTCGATAGCGACAACCGCATGATCGGCTTCCAGGAAAAACCGAAAGAACCCAAGCAAATGCCGGGACGCCCGGGCTGGTGCCTCGCCAGCATGGGCAACTATATTTTCACAAGCAAGTTCCTTGTACGAGAGCTTTTGAAGCACTCTAGCGAAGGCGCAACTGACTTCGGCAAGGATATTATTCCGGCGCTTTACCCGAACTACCCTGTTTACGTCTACGATTTCAACACGAACATCGTCCGCGGAGAACGCGCAGAAACCAAGGGTTACTGGCGCGACGTGGGAACGCTTGATGCCTTCTTCGAAGCCAACATGGATATTTGCTCGGGCAATCCTCCGTTCGACCTCTACAACAACTACTGGCCGATTCGCACCTATAACTGGAACCAGCCGCCTGCCCGTTTCTTTAGCGCCGGCGACTCGGAAAATCCGGGCGCAGCAATCGACTCCGTTGTTTCTGCAGGCTGCGTAATCGGCGGCGGTCGCGTGATCAAGAGCGTTCTTTCTCCGGCGGTTTCCATTCAAAAGGAAGCCCTCGTCGAAGAATCCATTCTCTTCCCTGACGTGACGATCGGTCCGGGCGCGAAGGTACGCAGAGCCATTATCGAAAAGGGCTTGCACATTCCTGCGGGTTTCGAAATCGGTTATGATTTGGAACGCGATAGCAAAATGTTCCACGTAACGCCTTCGGGTATCGTCGTTCTCGCCAAGGATACGATTATAAAGGCTTAA
- a CDS encoding phosphoenolpyruvate carboxykinase (GTP), with translation MSLTLNDIKHNKIKAWVEECIAMCEPDNVVVVDGSKEEYDALMQKCVNAGLATKLAKKENCYLFRSLPSDVARVESRTFISSVKEEDAGPTNHWIDPKELKETMKGLYKGCMHGRTMYVIPFCMGPLGSPISKNGIELTDSEYVVLNMDIMTRAGKKVLDILNADQNAEFVPCLHSVGKPLNNGETDGGIWPCADVEHKYITQFPDEKLIWSYGSGYGGNALLGKKCFALRIATVLARDEGWLAEHMLILKLTNPKGEVKYVTGAFPSACGKTNLAMLIPTIPGWKVETIGDDIAWMKFGKDGRLYAINPEAGFFGVAPGTSAESNKNALISAEKNTIYTNCALTEDGDVWWEGIGYPAKGKLVDWKGNTRDALPKDKAPKGEEMAHPNARFTAPANQCPCIAKEWEDPAGVPISAILFGGRRPSTIPLVHQSLSWNHGVFLGSIVGSEITAASTINAAEVGKIRRDPFAILPFCGYNMGDYFKHWIEIGKKSTEDKLPKIFYVNWFRKDANNEKLPGGFMWPGYGDNSRVLAWIFDRCNGDNSNVVETAIGYMPKTLNTDGLADYYKETLPEILKVDVEGWKKELADVKENHYPKFGKHLPKELSEIIDMIQDRLNKA, from the coding sequence ATGAGTCTCACTCTCAACGACATCAAGCATAACAAGATCAAGGCTTGGGTTGAAGAATGCATCGCCATGTGCGAACCGGACAACGTTGTTGTTGTTGACGGTTCCAAGGAAGAATATGACGCCCTCATGCAGAAGTGCGTCAATGCCGGCCTCGCTACGAAGCTCGCCAAGAAGGAAAACTGCTACCTGTTCCGTTCTCTCCCGTCTGACGTGGCGCGTGTCGAATCCCGTACCTTTATTTCTTCCGTGAAGGAAGAAGATGCTGGTCCGACCAACCATTGGATCGACCCGAAGGAACTCAAGGAAACCATGAAGGGCCTTTACAAGGGTTGTATGCACGGCCGTACCATGTACGTGATTCCGTTCTGCATGGGCCCGCTCGGTTCCCCGATCTCCAAGAACGGTATCGAACTGACCGACTCTGAATACGTTGTCCTCAACATGGACATCATGACCCGCGCTGGCAAGAAGGTTCTCGACATTCTCAATGCCGACCAGAACGCTGAATTCGTGCCCTGCCTCCACTCCGTGGGTAAGCCGCTCAACAACGGTGAAACCGACGGCGGTATCTGGCCTTGCGCAGACGTCGAACATAAGTACATTACCCAGTTCCCGGACGAAAAGCTCATTTGGTCCTATGGTTCTGGCTATGGTGGAAACGCTCTCCTCGGCAAGAAGTGCTTCGCTCTCCGTATCGCAACCGTTCTCGCTCGCGATGAAGGCTGGCTCGCTGAACACATGCTCATCCTCAAGCTCACGAACCCGAAGGGCGAAGTCAAGTATGTGACTGGCGCATTCCCATCTGCTTGCGGTAAGACGAACCTCGCCATGCTCATCCCGACTATCCCGGGCTGGAAGGTCGAAACCATCGGTGACGACATCGCTTGGATGAAGTTTGGCAAGGATGGCCGTCTCTACGCCATCAACCCGGAAGCCGGCTTCTTCGGCGTTGCCCCGGGCACCTCTGCAGAATCCAACAAGAACGCTCTTATCTCTGCCGAAAAGAACACCATTTACACGAACTGCGCACTCACTGAAGATGGTGACGTCTGGTGGGAAGGCATCGGCTATCCGGCCAAGGGCAAGCTCGTCGACTGGAAGGGCAACACCCGCGACGCTCTCCCGAAGGACAAGGCTCCCAAGGGCGAAGAAATGGCTCACCCGAACGCACGCTTCACCGCTCCTGCCAACCAGTGCCCCTGCATTGCTAAGGAATGGGAAGATCCTGCCGGCGTGCCTATCTCTGCAATCCTCTTCGGTGGCCGTCGTCCGTCCACCATTCCTCTGGTCCACCAGTCCCTCAGCTGGAACCACGGCGTGTTCCTCGGCTCCATCGTGGGTTCTGAAATCACCGCTGCTTCCACCATCAACGCTGCTGAAGTCGGTAAGATCCGTCGCGACCCGTTCGCCATCCTCCCGTTCTGCGGCTACAACATGGGTGACTACTTCAAGCACTGGATCGAAATCGGCAAGAAGTCTACCGAAGACAAGCTTCCGAAGATCTTCTACGTGAACTGGTTCCGCAAGGATGCCAACAACGAAAAGCTTCCGGGTGGCTTCATGTGGCCGGGTTACGGCGACAACAGCCGCGTGCTCGCTTGGATCTTTGACCGTTGCAACGGCGACAATTCCAACGTTGTTGAAACCGCTATCGGTTACATGCCGAAGACCCTCAACACCGATGGTCTCGCTGACTACTACAAGGAAACCCTTCCGGAAATCCTCAAGGTGGATGTGGAAGGCTGGAAGAAGGAACTCGCTGACGTGAAGGAAAATCACTATCCGAAGTTCGGCAAGCACCTTCCGAAGGAACTCTCCGAAATCATCGACATGATCCAGGATCGTTTGAACAAGGCTTAA
- the tnpA gene encoding IS200/IS605 family transposase has protein sequence MKNSNNHALAHTTWNCKYHIVFAPKFRRKVFYGEKRREIGEILRTLCNWKQVNIVEAEVCPDHVHMLLEIPPKYSVSGFMGFLKGKSSLMIYERYPSLQFKYRNREFWCRGYYVDTAGKSASKIASYIKNQLEEDKYGEQLTMLGKM, from the coding sequence ATGAAAAATAGCAATAATCATGCCTTGGCCCACACGACGTGGAATTGCAAGTATCATATCGTGTTTGCCCCCAAATTTCGCAGGAAGGTGTTCTATGGAGAAAAGCGCCGCGAGATAGGAGAAATCCTACGTACGCTTTGCAACTGGAAACAGGTGAATATCGTCGAGGCGGAAGTTTGTCCAGATCATGTACACATGCTTCTCGAGATACCGCCGAAATATTCGGTTTCGGGATTCATGGGATTCCTGAAGGGGAAGAGTAGCTTGATGATCTACGAACGGTATCCGTCGCTTCAGTTCAAATACAGGAATAGGGAATTTTGGTGCCGAGGGTATTACGTAGACACGGCCGGCAAGAGTGCGAGCAAGATTGCCTCGTATATCAAAAATCAGTTGGAGGAGGACAAGTACGGAGAACAGCTGACCATGCTCGGCAAGATGTAG
- a CDS encoding IS3 family transposase — translation MKGPRPGRKCRDVRYRAQVVRELSAEYALRHLLKASGLSRSTYYYNLKDGPDRYAVVRKRIKAIHAQNKGRYGYRRIVAQLRNEGYAINHKTVYRLMKEDGLKNVRRRCKYRSYKGEVGKTAPNRLKRNFNTKAPNRKWTTDVTQINIGMDKCYLSPILDMYNGEIVSYAISDHPDLKMVMDMLDRAYAKKRTWKRLVLHSDQGWHYQHAIYQKSLKDHKIIQSMSRKGNCLDNAMMENFFGIMKSELLYPNTFRNMDHFKQELRKYIEYYNNDRIKLRLNGMSPVQYRTHNAVLS, via the coding sequence ATTAAAGGCCCTAGACCAGGAAGAAAGTGCCGAGATGTTCGGTATAGGGCCCAAGTCGTCCGCGAACTGAGCGCCGAGTACGCCCTGAGACATCTCCTGAAGGCTAGCGGGCTGTCCCGCTCCACGTACTACTACAACCTCAAGGATGGCCCCGACCGCTACGCCGTCGTGCGCAAGCGAATCAAGGCCATACACGCCCAGAACAAGGGCCGCTATGGCTACCGCCGCATCGTGGCCCAGCTCCGGAACGAGGGCTATGCCATAAACCACAAGACGGTCTATCGGCTCATGAAGGAAGATGGCCTGAAGAACGTGCGCAGGCGCTGCAAGTACCGCTCGTACAAGGGCGAGGTCGGCAAGACCGCCCCGAACAGGCTCAAGCGGAACTTCAACACAAAGGCCCCCAACAGGAAATGGACTACCGACGTGACTCAGATAAACATCGGCATGGACAAGTGCTACCTGTCGCCAATACTCGACATGTATAACGGCGAGATAGTCAGCTACGCAATCTCGGACCATCCGGACCTGAAGATGGTAATGGACATGCTGGACCGGGCATATGCGAAGAAGCGTACCTGGAAGCGACTGGTTCTGCACTCGGATCAGGGGTGGCACTACCAGCATGCGATTTACCAGAAATCGCTGAAAGATCATAAAATCATCCAGAGCATGAGCCGTAAGGGCAACTGCCTGGACAATGCCATGATGGAGAACTTCTTTGGAATAATGAAGTCAGAGCTTCTCTACCCGAACACGTTCAGAAACATGGACCACTTCAAACAGGAGCTGAGGAAGTATATCGAATACTACAACAACGACCGGATAAAGCTGCGCCTAAACGGAATGAGTCCGGTACAATACCGGACTCATAACGCTGTTTTATCCTAA